Proteins found in one Parafrankia irregularis genomic segment:
- a CDS encoding diguanylate cyclase domain-containing protein, with protein MLVETRVGDLPVTLTGRDGGLEPAGLFDRFGLARTGMVLVGRDDGRVRSVSPAAREIVGCGEADYVGRRWSEIVHPVHADGAVGADGIAADLAGSGDTPQIVRIARPDGTAVQALLSTVEVTVDGDRCLLARFEDVSELASTHRQLRLVLGHTPFSIFRIDHDGQVPLSGGSDSAEPAVALHQEARSAVRAAFHDQPTVLALVRRAMHGEQAHQVVKSGGRWYDLHLVPVPEAEGGPASVAGIVSDVTAHERATAELVRRTACDTALADLAQQALRIADEDTLWDVGVRTLTQQLGADLVTVRHDADIDADTDTDADADGAVDVRPVDAEAADMAVPVTHAGRRIGTVLVRRRTNPLTPDNEAFVRSVAAILGAAAMRIRMEDGARYLSLHDPLTGLPNRAALLDHLGRSLRRAAHDGRHTGVLFIDLDGFKAINDTLGHKCGDELLRVVASRLRDAVRPGDVVGRLAGDEFAVLCDDIGDLDELRAIGERVIATALTPPIELIRPVGVSGSVGLARSGADLTDAEDLLNAADMAMYEAKRRGPGHVFAYDDRIRAALATRLRDSTDLRRALGAGELTLCFEPVVSQSGVIVAAEAVPYWAHPTRGLLGPDDLYPIAFNAGLTVAVDRWLVDSVAAVLPTAAPRQQPDRQEELTRRELWLRISERGLSDTSLRRTIISRAACLSGVGGIQASLGILVPDTLSVPGDRTLDTITAELSGAGMAVWVDLSEIRPLRSTTRDTIPPGIDGVRLGSQNIHGAEHDAMAEAVIAGLVRFSHLLHLGVAARGVDTLLQLAAVRGAGCDLMQGVAVGKALPEPPWSGSARTTGCGPRTEASTGNSP; from the coding sequence GTGTTGGTCGAGACGAGGGTGGGTGACCTGCCGGTGACGCTGACCGGGCGCGACGGCGGTCTGGAGCCCGCCGGCCTGTTCGACCGGTTCGGGCTGGCCCGAACCGGCATGGTTCTCGTGGGTCGCGACGACGGGCGGGTTCGGAGTGTCAGCCCGGCCGCCCGCGAGATCGTCGGGTGTGGCGAGGCTGACTACGTGGGCAGACGCTGGAGCGAGATCGTCCACCCGGTGCATGCCGACGGAGCCGTTGGAGCCGACGGAATCGCCGCGGACCTCGCCGGATCCGGCGACACACCCCAGATCGTGCGCATCGCCCGACCCGACGGCACCGCTGTCCAGGCCCTCCTGTCCACGGTCGAGGTCACCGTGGACGGTGATCGTTGCCTTCTCGCCCGGTTCGAGGACGTCTCCGAGCTCGCCTCCACTCATCGGCAGCTGCGGCTCGTCCTCGGCCACACCCCGTTCTCGATCTTCCGCATCGACCACGACGGGCAGGTGCCGCTCAGCGGTGGCTCCGACTCCGCGGAGCCTGCCGTCGCGCTGCACCAGGAGGCCAGGTCCGCCGTCCGCGCGGCGTTCCATGACCAGCCCACCGTCCTGGCACTGGTGCGCCGCGCGATGCACGGGGAACAGGCCCACCAGGTCGTGAAGTCCGGCGGGCGTTGGTACGACCTGCATCTCGTACCGGTGCCCGAAGCCGAAGGCGGGCCTGCGTCCGTCGCGGGCATCGTCAGTGATGTCACCGCGCACGAACGAGCGACCGCCGAGCTGGTGAGGCGCACCGCCTGCGACACCGCGCTCGCGGATCTCGCGCAGCAGGCCCTGCGGATCGCGGACGAGGACACGCTGTGGGACGTGGGCGTGCGGACCCTCACCCAGCAGCTCGGCGCCGACCTGGTCACCGTCCGCCACGACGCCGACATCGACGCCGACACCGATACCGACGCCGACGCCGACGGTGCCGTGGACGTCCGGCCCGTGGACGCGGAAGCCGCGGACATGGCCGTGCCTGTCACCCATGCCGGCAGGCGGATCGGCACGGTCCTGGTGCGCCGCCGCACCAACCCGCTGACGCCCGACAACGAGGCGTTCGTCCGTTCGGTGGCGGCGATTCTCGGTGCCGCGGCGATGCGGATCCGGATGGAGGACGGCGCCCGCTACCTGTCACTGCACGACCCGCTCACCGGTCTGCCGAACCGGGCCGCGTTGCTCGACCACCTGGGCCGAAGCCTGCGTCGCGCCGCTCACGACGGACGGCACACCGGCGTCTTGTTCATCGACCTGGACGGCTTCAAGGCGATCAATGACACCCTCGGGCACAAGTGCGGCGATGAGCTGCTGCGGGTTGTCGCCTCCCGGCTGCGCGACGCCGTCCGGCCCGGCGACGTCGTCGGCAGGCTCGCGGGAGACGAGTTCGCGGTGCTCTGTGACGACATCGGCGATCTCGATGAGCTGCGGGCCATCGGCGAACGGGTGATCGCCACCGCGCTCACCCCACCCATCGAGCTGATCCGGCCGGTCGGTGTCAGCGGCAGCGTCGGGCTTGCCCGGTCGGGCGCCGACCTCACCGATGCCGAGGACCTTCTCAACGCCGCTGACATGGCGATGTACGAGGCGAAGCGTCGCGGGCCGGGGCACGTCTTCGCCTACGACGACCGGATCCGGGCGGCGCTGGCCACCCGGCTGCGCGACAGCACCGACCTGCGGCGTGCCCTCGGCGCCGGCGAGCTGACCCTGTGTTTCGAGCCGGTCGTGTCCCAGTCCGGCGTGATCGTCGCCGCGGAGGCGGTCCCCTACTGGGCCCATCCGACCCGCGGCCTGCTCGGCCCGGACGACCTCTACCCGATCGCGTTCAACGCCGGTCTTACGGTCGCGGTCGACCGCTGGCTGGTCGACAGCGTCGCCGCCGTGCTGCCGACGGCCGCACCGAGGCAGCAGCCCGATCGCCAGGAGGAGCTCACCCGGCGGGAACTGTGGCTGCGGATCTCCGAACGAGGGCTGTCCGACACCTCGCTGCGCAGGACGATCATTTCTCGAGCCGCCTGTCTCTCCGGCGTCGGTGGCATTCAGGCGTCTCTCGGCATCCTGGTTCCCGACACGCTCTCCGTCCCGGGCGACCGCACGCTCGACACGATCACCGCCGAGCTGTCGGGTGCCGGAATGGCCGTCTGGGTCGATCTCAGCGAGATTCGGCCGTTGCGAAGCACGACCCGGGACACGATTCCCCCCGGCATCGACGGGGTTCGGCTCGGCAGCCAGAACATCCACGGCGCCGAGCACGACGCCATGGCCGAGGCGGTCATCGCCGGGCTCGTGCGCTTCTCCCACCTGCTGCACCTGGGCGTCGCCGCCCGTGGCGTCGACACCTTGCTGCAGCTGGCCGCCGTGCGCGGCGCAGGTTGCGACCTCATGCAGGGCGTCGCCGTCGGCAAGGCGCTCCCGGAACCTCCCTGGTCCGGGTCTGCCCGGACAACGGGGTGTGGACCACGCACCGAGGCTTCAACCGGGAACAGTCCGTGA
- a CDS encoding TetR/AcrR family transcriptional regulator, giving the protein MANRERILAAAEAVFGEHGAAGSTEDVARRAEVGIATVFRHFPTKAALVEAALVRHFDLLNEQASALAAHSDPGQAFRDLLRSMIEGGATKLTLAAQLPDGQFPPSVRQEADRLRATVEVLLDRAVRSGAIRRDVGADEVYLLIRGLAQASATTPSAPRTISRAIEVVIAGLSA; this is encoded by the coding sequence GTGGCCAACCGCGAGCGCATCCTCGCCGCCGCCGAGGCGGTGTTCGGTGAGCACGGCGCGGCCGGCTCCACCGAGGACGTCGCGCGCCGCGCCGAAGTCGGCATCGCGACCGTGTTCCGCCACTTCCCCACCAAGGCCGCTCTGGTGGAGGCGGCTCTGGTCCGCCACTTCGACCTGCTCAACGAGCAGGCATCCGCTCTGGCTGCCCATTCCGACCCGGGGCAGGCGTTCCGAGACCTGCTGCGAAGCATGATCGAGGGCGGGGCGACGAAGCTGACCCTCGCGGCCCAGCTGCCGGACGGACAGTTCCCGCCGAGCGTCCGGCAGGAGGCAGACAGGCTACGCGCGACCGTGGAGGTCCTCCTGGACCGTGCGGTCCGATCAGGGGCGATCCGCCGAGACGTCGGGGCCGACGAGGTCTATCTCCTGATCCGAGGTCTCGCCCAGGCATCCGCCACCACGCCGTCGGCACCACGGACCATCAGCCGGGCCATCGAGGTGGTGATCGCCGGCCTGAGCGCGTAG
- a CDS encoding nuclear transport factor 2 family protein: MLPTPAPADVVRMVAVGVSRLVRGDLTPDERERQLDMLAGLYGERTDVRHPFAPLGDQPMRTRAELRQHFAGSAGRVSGVRRFAPTNMVVHRTADPEVVVAEFAYTGTAEPGEFAVQCVFVVRVRDGQIIESRDYADHIGMARAVGRLEPLARALADGTGRASDELAGAQLSRDLALRMHAAFNALDLPAVDEIFAADFFSHPLQFRGPAAVKERWLAMRAAAPDLRTEIADLIAEDDRAVIRSRLTDGTGELLEIIRIAQGRIAELWGARTGPVRT, encoded by the coding sequence ATGCTACCGACACCTGCCCCGGCCGACGTCGTTCGCATGGTCGCCGTCGGTGTGAGCCGACTGGTCCGCGGTGATCTCACGCCGGACGAGCGGGAGCGACAGCTCGACATGCTCGCCGGCCTGTACGGGGAGCGGACGGACGTCCGGCATCCGTTCGCGCCGTTGGGTGACCAGCCGATGCGCACCCGCGCGGAGCTGCGCCAGCACTTCGCAGGATCAGCCGGGCGAGTATCCGGTGTCCGGCGGTTCGCGCCGACGAACATGGTCGTGCATCGGACGGCGGATCCCGAGGTGGTCGTCGCGGAATTCGCCTACACCGGGACGGCCGAGCCCGGGGAGTTCGCGGTGCAGTGCGTGTTCGTGGTCCGCGTCCGCGACGGACAGATCATCGAGTCCCGCGACTACGCCGACCACATCGGGATGGCCCGGGCGGTCGGCCGGCTCGAGCCGCTGGCGCGGGCGCTCGCCGACGGAACCGGCCGTGCGTCCGACGAGCTGGCCGGGGCCCAGCTGAGTCGGGACCTCGCGCTTCGCATGCATGCCGCCTTCAACGCACTCGACCTGCCGGCGGTCGACGAGATCTTCGCCGCCGACTTCTTCAGCCACCCGCTCCAGTTCCGCGGGCCCGCCGCGGTCAAGGAACGCTGGCTCGCCATGCGTGCGGCCGCACCGGACCTGCGCACGGAGATCGCCGACCTGATCGCCGAAGACGACCGCGCGGTGATCCGTTCCCGGCTCACCGACGGCACCGGGGAACTCCTCGAAATCATCCGGATCGCGCAGGGACGGATCGCCGAACTGTGGGGCGCCCGCACTGGTCCCGTCCGGACGTGA
- a CDS encoding cell filamentation protein Fic — protein sequence MATSEATRGALGFVWDRSAVRKDIPRFSVERALWRFHRSLPEYVWDAAVLEGNPFTYPEVQTLLDGITVGGRKISDERQILNLAEAANELARLVRAHEFQLSKEISDRLQLLLARDEALESGHFRGEGRETLTPGVSLGQHGRYLPPATERGGENLRRIFTQGTEFLSAEIDDEFERAIAYFLLGSLQQFYYDGNKRTARYMMNGHLMSHGLDAISVPAARRHEFNAEMVEFFRHREGTGMFGFLTSCRLAADDGVVPRDGD from the coding sequence ATGGCGACGAGCGAGGCGACGCGAGGCGCCCTCGGGTTCGTCTGGGATCGGTCCGCGGTGCGGAAGGATATTCCACGGTTCTCGGTAGAGCGAGCCCTCTGGCGGTTTCACCGGTCGCTGCCGGAGTACGTGTGGGACGCCGCGGTGCTCGAGGGCAACCCGTTCACCTACCCGGAGGTCCAGACGCTCCTCGACGGGATCACCGTGGGTGGACGGAAGATCAGCGACGAACGTCAGATCCTCAACCTCGCCGAGGCGGCGAACGAACTCGCCCGGCTCGTCAGGGCGCACGAGTTCCAGCTGTCCAAGGAGATCTCCGACCGGCTCCAACTTCTCCTCGCCCGAGACGAGGCGCTGGAATCGGGTCATTTCCGCGGCGAAGGCAGGGAGACACTCACCCCCGGTGTCAGCCTCGGACAGCATGGACGCTACCTGCCACCTGCCACCGAACGCGGCGGCGAAAACCTGCGCCGCATCTTCACGCAGGGAACCGAGTTCCTTTCCGCCGAGATCGACGACGAGTTCGAGCGGGCGATCGCCTATTTCCTCCTCGGCTCGCTGCAGCAGTTCTACTATGACGGCAACAAGCGCACCGCCCGCTACATGATGAATGGTCACCTCATGTCCCACGGCCTGGACGCCATCAGCGTCCCGGCCGCACGCCGCCACGAGTTCAACGCCGAGATGGTCGAGTTCTTTCGGCACCGGGAAGGTACCGGCATGTTCGGCTTCCTGACCTCCTGCCGGCTCGCCGCCGACGACGGTGTCGTACCGCGCGACGGCGACTAG
- a CDS encoding ArsR/SmtB family transcription factor produces MTARARRTVGLRHTDPSDVSLQEALEALADPVRRSILRVLAGEPDFTRACGGFDLPVSKATASHHFSVLRASGLLEQIDQGPRRLNRLRRAEFDARFPGLLALVLTEDEPTKTS; encoded by the coding sequence ATGACCGCGCGGGCACGACGCACCGTTGGCCTGCGGCACACCGATCCGAGCGATGTGAGCCTGCAGGAAGCGCTGGAGGCGCTGGCCGACCCGGTCCGCCGATCGATCCTTCGGGTGCTGGCAGGCGAGCCGGATTTCACCCGCGCCTGCGGCGGCTTCGACCTGCCCGTGTCGAAGGCGACCGCCAGCCACCATTTCTCCGTCCTGCGTGCCTCCGGGCTGCTCGAACAGATCGACCAGGGGCCGCGCCGCCTCAACCGGCTGCGCCGCGCCGAGTTCGACGCCCGTTTCCCAGGCCTGCTCGCGCTGGTTCTCACCGAGGACGAGCCGACGAAGACGAGCTGA
- a CDS encoding LLM class F420-dependent oxidoreductase: MTVSVGRVGIWTPYFAWNAPDAREAVEELDELGFGALWLGSSAPELRLPAELLAATGRMVVATGIVNVWSTDAAELAARFQRVAAAHPGRFLLGLGAGHASTAGAFGKTYTQPLRYLAAFLDGLDAAPEPVPAASRVLAALRPKALALAEHRSAGAHPYLVTPEYTRFARETLGEGPLLAPEQKVILETDPAEARALARRNLGYYLTLPNYVRNLQMMGFTDDDLVGNGSDRLIDALVAWGTVEQIAGRVAEHHAAGADHVAVQVISDDTDVRSRTGRPARKQWRALAAALL, from the coding sequence GTGACGGTGTCAGTGGGACGGGTCGGTATCTGGACTCCGTACTTCGCCTGGAACGCGCCGGATGCCCGTGAGGCGGTCGAGGAACTCGACGAACTGGGATTCGGGGCCCTGTGGCTCGGTTCTTCCGCCCCTGAGCTGCGCCTGCCCGCCGAGTTGCTCGCGGCGACCGGTCGAATGGTCGTGGCCACCGGCATCGTCAACGTGTGGTCCACCGACGCGGCCGAGCTGGCGGCGAGATTCCAGCGGGTCGCCGCGGCACATCCAGGCCGCTTCCTGCTCGGGCTCGGCGCCGGCCACGCCTCCACCGCGGGGGCGTTCGGGAAGACCTACACGCAACCGCTCCGGTACCTGGCTGCCTTCCTCGACGGTCTTGACGCCGCGCCGGAACCGGTTCCTGCGGCATCCCGTGTACTCGCCGCGCTGCGGCCGAAGGCGCTGGCCCTGGCGGAGCACCGCTCCGCGGGAGCCCATCCCTACCTGGTAACTCCCGAGTACACCCGGTTCGCCCGTGAAACGCTGGGCGAGGGGCCGCTGCTTGCCCCTGAGCAGAAGGTGATTCTGGAGACCGACCCCGCCGAGGCCCGAGCGCTCGCCCGCCGTAACCTCGGCTACTACCTCACCCTGCCCAACTATGTGCGCAACCTGCAGATGATGGGATTCACCGACGACGACCTCGTCGGGAACGGCAGCGACCGGCTCATCGACGCCCTGGTCGCCTGGGGGACGGTCGAGCAGATCGCCGGGCGGGTCGCCGAGCACCACGCCGCCGGTGCGGACCATGTGGCCGTCCAGGTCATCTCGGACGACACCGACGTGCGCAGCCGTACCGGACGGCCCGCCCGGAAGCAGTGGCGAGCCCTGGCCGCGGCACTGCTGTGA
- a CDS encoding YciI family protein, giving the protein MAAEPDMVTDMSSLFILDLTYTADLAEVERHMDGHREFLRRNYDAGLFLASGRKEPRTGGIILTAGDRSTIEQIIEADPFQCHGVVSYTITEFLPMTTGPQLAAFRHEI; this is encoded by the coding sequence GTGGCAGCAGAGCCCGATATGGTTACGGATATGTCGAGCCTGTTCATTCTGGATCTCACATACACCGCCGACCTGGCTGAGGTCGAGCGGCACATGGACGGCCATCGGGAGTTTCTCCGGCGCAACTACGACGCCGGGCTCTTTCTGGCGTCCGGGCGGAAGGAACCGCGCACGGGAGGAATAATTCTCACGGCAGGTGACCGGTCCACGATCGAGCAGATCATCGAGGCCGACCCGTTCCAGTGTCACGGCGTGGTCTCGTACACCATTACCGAGTTTCTTCCGATGACGACCGGCCCTCAGCTTGCGGCGTTCCGACACGAGATCTGA
- a CDS encoding MFS transporter, whose amino-acid sequence MTDAGAATRQPRQPGQATFDTGQENNGVSRLLGTNRPLRGLFAARCVCGTGDSLSLVALMLHVADTAGQGLAIALLLLAGDFAPSLLGTFTGAISDRFDRRRVMILCEIGQALIMLVIALWLPALPILLALVAARAIIGQVFMPASRAAVPALVADRDLPVANSAIGFGTNAAEVAGPLIAAALVPLVSTRGLLLVDAVTFLLSALFLLRLQPLPARPVNGDGPDGPPGQALPGISCLLANRALLMIFVGFIATVAFNGIDDVALVLFAKETLGTGDWAVGLLLAAVGIGLVVGYALLARAGGQGSMPLLLVGGFFVSSAGNLLTGLAWAVGAAFTVQAVRGLGIAAMDVAANTLLQRLVPASLLGRAFGSFYGAVGVAAATSYLAGGLLLDATSPRTTFLLAGGGGMLTALLVALGLSTTLRDLPTTAAGTGQQRPDGPP is encoded by the coding sequence GTGACAGACGCAGGCGCCGCCACACGACAACCACGGCAGCCGGGCCAGGCCACCTTCGACACCGGCCAGGAAAACAACGGAGTATCGCGACTGCTGGGCACGAACCGCCCGCTGCGTGGATTGTTCGCGGCACGGTGCGTCTGCGGTACCGGTGATTCCCTGAGCCTGGTCGCGCTGATGCTCCATGTCGCGGACACGGCCGGGCAGGGGCTGGCGATCGCACTGCTCCTGCTCGCCGGGGACTTCGCGCCATCCCTGCTCGGCACGTTCACGGGCGCCATCAGCGACCGTTTCGACCGCAGACGCGTCATGATTCTCTGCGAGATCGGCCAGGCGCTCATCATGCTCGTGATCGCGCTGTGGCTGCCCGCACTGCCGATCCTGCTGGCGCTGGTCGCGGCGCGCGCGATCATCGGGCAGGTGTTCATGCCCGCCTCCCGAGCAGCGGTTCCCGCGTTGGTGGCCGACCGGGACCTCCCGGTCGCGAACTCCGCGATCGGGTTCGGCACCAACGCCGCGGAGGTCGCCGGCCCGCTGATCGCCGCGGCCTTGGTGCCACTGGTCAGCACACGCGGCCTTCTCCTGGTCGATGCCGTCACCTTCCTGCTGTCCGCGCTGTTTCTGCTGCGTCTCCAGCCCCTCCCAGCGCGACCGGTGAACGGCGACGGGCCAGACGGGCCGCCAGGCCAGGCCCTTCCGGGAATCAGCTGCCTGCTGGCCAACCGGGCCCTACTCATGATCTTCGTTGGCTTCATTGCGACGGTCGCCTTCAACGGCATCGACGACGTCGCGTTGGTCCTGTTCGCGAAGGAGACACTGGGCACCGGCGACTGGGCGGTGGGCCTGCTGCTCGCCGCGGTCGGGATCGGGTTGGTCGTGGGCTACGCCCTCCTCGCGCGGGCAGGCGGACAGGGTTCGATGCCGCTGCTGCTCGTCGGCGGATTCTTCGTCAGCAGCGCCGGCAACCTCCTCACCGGCCTCGCCTGGGCGGTCGGCGCGGCCTTCACCGTTCAGGCGGTACGCGGCCTGGGTATCGCGGCGATGGACGTCGCCGCCAACACCCTGCTCCAGCGCCTCGTCCCGGCCAGCCTGCTCGGACGGGCCTTCGGAAGCTTCTACGGTGCCGTCGGGGTCGCCGCCGCGACGTCATACCTCGCCGGCGGCCTCCTGCTCGACGCGACCAGCCCACGGACGACCTTTCTGCTGGCCGGCGGCGGCGGGATGCTGACAGCCCTGCTGGTCGCGCTCGGGCTGTCGACCACATTGCGAGACCTGCCCACCACCGCCGCCGGCACCGGTCAGCAACGGCCGGACGGACCCCCGTGA
- a CDS encoding DoxX family protein, whose product MKIAYWIIAAPLCVFYLYAGGKKLLQSKQQLAPMMGWVDATPMWLVRGIGVVEVLGAAGLVLPPATGIATVLALAAAIGLVVLQGLAAGLHLSRGEAGDTALNGTLIVLAAITVWLATAW is encoded by the coding sequence GTGAAGATCGCGTACTGGATCATCGCCGCGCCGCTGTGCGTCTTCTACCTGTACGCGGGAGGAAAGAAGCTGCTGCAGAGCAAGCAGCAGCTCGCGCCGATGATGGGCTGGGTCGACGCGACCCCGATGTGGCTGGTGCGCGGCATCGGCGTTGTCGAGGTCCTCGGCGCCGCCGGTCTCGTGCTGCCACCGGCAACCGGCATCGCGACCGTGCTCGCGCTGGCCGCCGCGATCGGCCTCGTCGTTCTGCAGGGCCTGGCCGCAGGCCTGCATCTCTCGCGCGGCGAGGCCGGTGACACCGCCCTCAACGGCACGCTGATCGTCCTGGCCGCCATCACGGTCTGGCTCGCCACGGCGTGGTGA
- a CDS encoding winged helix-turn-helix transcriptional regulator has protein sequence MSRYEKVCLIRADGGRAIRRILDRIGDKWALLVIATLHEQRMRFTHLQQRVPGISQRMLSLTLRNLERDGLVSRTSYPEVPPRVEYELTPMGRTLIEPAVALAEWAVEHDPDIGRSQRQYDSRQT, from the coding sequence GTGTCGCGCTACGAGAAGGTCTGCCTCATCCGCGCGGACGGTGGCCGCGCCATCCGTCGGATCCTCGATCGGATCGGCGACAAGTGGGCGCTCCTGGTCATTGCGACGCTCCACGAGCAGCGCATGCGATTCACTCACCTGCAGCAGCGGGTGCCCGGAATCTCGCAGCGGATGCTGTCTTTGACGCTGCGTAATCTGGAGCGTGATGGCCTCGTTTCCCGCACCAGTTATCCGGAGGTCCCACCACGGGTGGAGTACGAGCTCACCCCGATGGGCCGCACACTGATCGAGCCGGCTGTGGCGCTGGCGGAGTGGGCCGTCGAGCACGACCCGGACATCGGGCGCAGCCAGCGGCAGTACGACAGCCGCCAGACCTGA
- a CDS encoding helix-turn-helix domain-containing protein, translating to MPGGRLTLQERQQIALGLTESLAYAEIGRRLDRPTSTITREVMRNGGPTAYRADLAHRATERRAHHRRQAAPPAPRALPPAHGRDAEAVREYEEMFTALLMQSGLPRMTSRVLTCLLTTDAASLTASELVRRLQVSPASISKAITFLEGQNLVRRERDERRRERYAVDDELWYQSAITSARSNAQLAETARRGVGVLGPDTPAAARLENIARFLDFVGESIVRAAEQARAVLTSKAETTSGF from the coding sequence ATGCCGGGAGGCAGGCTCACCCTGCAGGAACGCCAGCAGATCGCGCTGGGGCTGACCGAAAGCCTCGCCTACGCGGAGATCGGCCGGCGCCTCGACCGTCCGACCTCGACGATCACACGGGAGGTGATGCGCAACGGCGGCCCCACCGCCTACCGCGCCGACCTCGCCCATCGCGCCACCGAACGCCGCGCCCACCACCGCCGGCAGGCCGCTCCCCCAGCGCCGCGAGCGCTCCCGCCGGCGCACGGGCGCGACGCCGAGGCCGTGCGCGAGTACGAGGAGATGTTCACGGCCCTGCTCATGCAGTCCGGCCTGCCCAGAATGACGTCCCGGGTGCTGACCTGCCTCCTGACCACCGACGCCGCCAGTCTCACCGCGTCCGAGCTCGTCCGGCGCCTCCAGGTCAGCCCGGCGTCCATCTCCAAGGCGATCACGTTCCTCGAAGGCCAGAACCTCGTCCGCCGGGAACGCGACGAACGCCGCCGCGAGCGCTACGCCGTCGACGACGAGCTCTGGTACCAGTCGGCGATCACCAGCGCACGGTCCAACGCCCAGCTCGCTGAGACAGCACGCCGGGGTGTCGGCGTCCTCGGCCCCGACACCCCGGCCGCCGCCCGCCTCGAGAACATCGCCCGCTTCCTCGACTTCGTCGGCGAGAGCATCGTCCGCGCCGCCGAGCAGGCCCGCGCGGTGCTCACCTCGAAGGCCGAAACAACCTCAGGATTCTGA
- a CDS encoding DUF4097 family beta strand repeat-containing protein, whose translation MQSFDTPAPISAVLDVPAGRLQLIAADRADTTVEVRPADASKGRDVRAAEQTEVEYADGVLRIVSSARKHALASPGSVEVTIQLPAGSRVEAKAASAEFRGVGRLGDVAFDGSHGAIRIDEVASIRVATAAGDVSIGRLGGPAEISTGKGDIRVTEARRGTVVLRTQAGDVSVGAARGVSACLDAGTTLGRIRNALQNTAGVPDLSIHATTAQGDIAAHSL comes from the coding sequence ATGCAGAGCTTCGACACCCCCGCCCCGATCTCAGCCGTCCTCGACGTCCCCGCAGGGCGCCTGCAGCTCATCGCCGCCGACCGGGCCGACACCACGGTCGAGGTCCGGCCCGCCGACGCCTCGAAGGGCCGCGACGTCAGGGCGGCGGAACAGACCGAGGTCGAATACGCCGACGGCGTCCTGAGGATCGTGTCCTCCGCGAGGAAGCATGCCCTTGCAAGCCCCGGCTCGGTCGAGGTGACGATCCAGCTGCCCGCCGGTTCCCGCGTCGAGGCGAAGGCGGCCAGCGCGGAGTTCCGGGGCGTCGGACGGCTCGGCGACGTCGCGTTCGACGGCTCGCACGGCGCGATCAGGATTGACGAGGTCGCGAGCATCCGGGTCGCCACCGCCGCCGGCGACGTCTCGATCGGTCGCCTGGGCGGCCCCGCCGAGATCAGCACCGGAAAGGGCGACATCCGGGTCACGGAGGCCAGGCGCGGCACGGTCGTTCTGCGCACGCAGGCCGGCGACGTGTCGGTCGGCGCTGCCCGTGGCGTTTCAGCCTGCCTGGACGCCGGTACCACCCTCGGCCGGATCCGCAACGCGCTCCAGAACACCGCTGGCGTGCCCGACCTGAGCATCCACGCGACCACCGCCCAGGGCGACATCGCCGCCCACAGCCTCTGA
- a CDS encoding NmrA family transcriptional regulator, translating into MIGTVDAFVAAAVDAGVRYAVLLSSPAAYEVGEFDRPIGQIHRAVERAVPDSGLAHTVLYPSWLATNTRRDWAGQIRAGGRVAIAFADAPVTPIHPDDIAEVAAHLLTHETFRSRMQILSGPQSMRMRDAVALIGDVLGADVTVDDVTREQALDLDQGRIPRPVLESLLDVAAATIGQTAPVNNTVERITGHPARTLRSWLEAHRHDFQNG; encoded by the coding sequence GTGATCGGTACCGTCGACGCCTTCGTCGCGGCGGCCGTGGACGCCGGCGTGCGCTACGCGGTGCTGCTGTCCTCGCCGGCGGCCTACGAGGTCGGGGAGTTCGACCGGCCCATCGGCCAGATCCACCGCGCGGTCGAGCGGGCTGTGCCCGACTCGGGTCTCGCGCACACGGTGCTGTACCCGAGCTGGCTTGCGACCAACACCCGCCGCGACTGGGCGGGTCAGATCCGGGCCGGCGGACGGGTCGCCATCGCGTTCGCGGACGCTCCCGTCACGCCGATCCATCCCGACGACATCGCCGAGGTCGCCGCCCATCTGCTCACCCACGAGACCTTCCGCTCCCGGATGCAGATCCTCAGCGGGCCGCAGTCGATGCGCATGCGTGACGCCGTCGCGCTCATCGGCGACGTGCTCGGCGCCGACGTCACCGTCGACGACGTGACCCGGGAGCAGGCGCTGGATCTCGACCAGGGTCGGATTCCCCGTCCAGTTCTGGAAAGCCTGCTCGATGTGGCCGCGGCGACCATCGGCCAGACCGCCCCCGTCAACAACACGGTCGAGCGGATCACCGGTCACCCCGCGCGGACGCTGCGCTCCTGGCTCGAAGCCCACCGGCACGACTTCCAGAACGGCTGA